Part of the Variovorax sp. PAMC 28711 genome is shown below.
GCGGCCCGGGCGTGCCGCCCGCGTTGCGCGACCGCATCTTCGAGCCGTTCTATCGTTTGCCCGGCGCCAGCGAGCGCAACGGGGGCGTCGGCCTCGGCCTGGCGCTGGTGAAATCGATCGCTGAGCGGCATGGCGGCAGCGTGCGCTGCGAAGAACGCCCGGGCGGCGGCGCGAGTTTCGTGATCCATCTGCCGCACACGACTTGAGCAGCCGAAGTCAGGCGGGCTCCAGCAAGCGCCGCCTAGAATTCGCGCCCATGCAGAGATCGTTCATCGTGCGGCCCGCGGCCATGTTCTGGGGGCTGGCGGTGTTTGCGCCCGTCGGCGTCAACTACCTCGCGGCGTTCCTGCTGCTGGCGTGTCTTCTGATCGTCGGCATCGCCGGCGACTGGCGCGAGCGCTACGCGCGACTGCGCGCCAATCCGTTGTGGTGGCCCGTGGTGGCCTACCTGGTCTGGACTCTGGTGGTGCTGGCGTTCCGGCCGCACTACCCGCAGACCGCGTCCAACCTGTGGCATGGCTTTCGCATCGGCTTCACCATGCTCATGGCGATGGCGCTCACGCGCGAAGAAGCGAGGTGGGCGCTGCGTGGTTTTCTCGTCATCGCAGGCGCCAGCGTCGTCATGGTGCTGCTGTACCGCAGCGTCGGTTTTCCCATGACCGAACTGTGGCGCGCCACGCTGGTGCTCGTGGGCAACAAGTCGATCAACAACGCGTTGCTGTTCACCGTGCTGGGCGCGAGCGCGGCAGTGTGGGGGCTCGCGCACCTGCGCAACGCGCAGGGGCAGATCGCCTGGAAGGCGCTGTTGGCGTTTGCGCTCACCGGCCTCGTCGCGGTCATCGTCACGCAGTGGCTGCCGTCGCGCACGTCGCTGCTGGCCTTGCTCGTGGCCGTTGTCGCCGCCTGCGTGCACCAGTGGCGCAAGCAACTGAAGGTGCTGGCCGGCGTGCTGGTGGTGGCCGGCGTCCTCGTCGCCGCGCTGGTGTGGCAGGCGCCTTCGGTGCAGCAGAAGTTCGAGCTCGGCCTGCAGGAGATCGAAGCGGCGCAGGCCGGCGCGGTGTCGGAAGGCAGCTGGGTGGTGCGCTTCTACATGTACCGCGACACGGCCCGCATGATCGTCGACCAGCCGCTCGCAGGCTGGGGCATCGGCGGCTGGACCGAACAGTGGCATCTGCGCGGCCCGAAGCTGCTGGCCGACTACAACATGCCGCACAACGACTTCCTGTGGATGGGCGCACAGGCCGGCTTGCCGGGCGCGCTGCTGCTGCTTTCCATCCTGCTGATCGGCCTGTGGCAGTGCTGGCGACGCGACGACCTGATCGGACGTTACGGCTTCGCCGCGATGCTGGTCATGCTGGTCGCGACCAGCGTCAACTCGGCGATGCGCGACGCGCAGATCGGGCTGAGCCTGCTATGGGTGGCGATGGTGTATCTGCGCCTGGCGCAGCCGGCGCCGCCTGTGCTGCCGGCGCCGCGATCGGCTGCCGCCTAGAGCTCGATGCCGTAGTGGGCCTTGACGTAGGCCTTCATCCTGGCGGGGTCGGTGCCGCAGGCTTTCTTGATCTCGTAGATCTTGGCGTCGACCAGCGTTCGGTACCACCAGCCCTGCAAAAAGTGCCAGAGAAAGGCTTCCTTGCCGCCGGTGAATCCGAGCAGGAAGATGTAGCGGTAGAAAAAGTAAAACGTCGAGCGGTAAAAGAGCGGCAGCTTCGCGTACGTGTGCTTGTTCCTGCGCTTGCCGGCGGCCGCGCTGTTCATGGCGCCGTCGGGGCCCGATGGCATCAGGCCGTATTCGATGTCCAGCAGGTCGATCGCCTCGCGGATCGAATAGCCGTTGTGCTTTTGCGTCCACCAGCCGATGGTGTTGAGGTTATGGTCGACGAACTCGTGTTCGAACAGCATCGACGTGCCCTTGCGCAGCTTGATGTGCTCGTCCATCCAGCGCGTTTCGCTGAAGCCGTCCTGGTAGCGAAACAACCGCAGCATTTCCATCTTGCCGATGCCTCGCTTGATCCACTTGTTGAGAAACAGGCGCCTGAGCGGAAAAATAATGCCCGACACGCCCGCATCGACCTGCGGCAAACGCGTGTTCACCTCGTCGACCAGTTCGGGCGTCAGGTACTCGTCCGCATCGAGGCGCAACACCCATTCGGTTTCGATGGGCAGGTTGTCCAGCCCCCAGTTGAACTGGCGCGCGTGGTTGTTTTCCCATTTGTTCTGGTAGACGACGGCGCCGCACTCGCGGGCGATGGCCACCGTGGCATCCGTCGAAAAGGAATCGACAATGAAAACCTGGCTCGCCACCTGGCAAACGTTCTCGATGCACCGACGAAGATGAATTTCCTCGTTGAACGTCAGGATGATGGCGCTGATGCCCGGCTTCATGACGCCCGCATTTCCCGGCGGCCCACACAGATTGCGGGGTTGCCGCGAACGATGGTCCAGGGCGCCACGTTGTCGAAGACGGCAGACCGGGCAGCCACCACGGCACCCTGGCCGATTGAGACGCCCGGGCCGATGAACGCATCGGCCGCGACCCACGCCTGATCGGCGATGACGATCGGCTTCAGAAGCAGCCGGTGCTTCGGATCGCGGATGTCGTGGCTGGAGGCGCACAGGTAGCTCTTCTGCGAGACCGTGGTGTGCGCCCCGATGGTGATGTGGCCCTGGTTGTAGCAATCCGCCTCCGGGCCGAGGCATGCATGCTCGCCCATGGTCAGGTTCCAGGGCGCCCAGATTCGGGCACTGGCGTAGACCATGGCGTTCGAGGCGATCTTGGCGCCGAACAGTCGCAGCACGAAAAGCCGCCAGGGGTTGAAAAAATTGAACACGAACGGTCGGAACAACACCACGCGACAAAGGTTCCACGCGGCACGTGCCATCTTGTTATTCAACGAGAACTTGCTTTCGTACTCGGAGAGATCGATCGTGGGCTCGCTCATCGTGGGCGGCGTTTCGCTTCGGCTCCGGAGCGTCAATGCCGGCGCGCTGCCGTCTCGCCGGCCTTGAGCCGATAGACGGTTCCGCAGTACGGGCATTTGGCCTGGCCGGTGTGGCCGACGTCGAGGTACACCTTGGGATGGGTGTTCCAGATCTTCATGTCGGCCTTGGGGCTGGGGCAGAACACGCCACCCTGGTCGTTCAGTTCCTTGCCGAGCAGTTCGACAACCGCGGTGTTGGCACTCATGGTGTTCAGACTTTCGTGAGCCAGTGGGCGTACTTCGGATTCTTGCCGTTCACGATGTCGAAGAACGCGGACTGGATCTTCTCCGTGACCGGACCGCGCGAGCCCGCCCCGATTTCGATGCGGTCGAGTTCGCGGATCGGCGTGACTTCGGCGGCGGTGCCGGTGAAGAAGGCTTCGTCCGAGATGTAGACCTCGTCGCGCGTGATGCGCTTTTGCACGAGTTCCAGCCCCAAGTCCTTGCAGATGTGCAGGATGGTGTTGCGCGTGATGCCGTTGAGCGCGCCGGCCGACAGGTCGGGCGTGTAGACCACGCCGCCCTTCACCACGAACACGTTCTCGCCCGCGCCTTCGCTGACGAAGCCGCTCGCGTCGAGCAGCAGCGCTTCGTCGTAGCCGTCGTCGAGCGCTTCCATGTTGGCCAGGATCGAGTTGGTGTAGTTGCTCACCGCCTTGGCCTGCGTCATGGTGATGTTGACGTGATGGCGCGTGTAGCTGGAGGTCTTCACGCGGATGCCGCGCTTCATGCCTTCGTCGCCGAGGTAGGCGCCCCACGACCAGGCCGCGACCATCGCGTGGATCTTGTTGCCGCGCGGGCTGACGCCGAGCTTCTCGGAGCCGATCCAGATCAGCGGACGCAGGTAGCAGCTTTCGAGCTGGTTCTCGCGCACGACCTGCTTTTGCGCCTCGTTGACCTGTTCCTTCGAGAACGGGATGGTCATGCGCAGGATCTTGGCGCTGTTGAACAGGCGTTCGGTGTGCTCTTCCATGCGGAAGATGGCGGTGCCGTCGACCGTCTTGTAGGCGCGCACGCCCTCGAAGGCGCCGCAGCCGTAGTGCAGGGTGTGGCTGAGCACGTGGATCTTGGCGTCGCGCCAGTCGACGAGCTCGCCGTCCATCCAGATCTTGCCGTCCTTGTCGTCGAGCGAGGGAGCAGGCGGTACGAGGGCGCTCATGGTGTGGTCCTTATCGGGGGCAGGGAAAGTCTCGGAAACCCCCGATTTTACGATGGCCGCCTAGAGCTCGATGCCGTACTGGACTTTGATGTAGCGCTTCATGAGGACCGGGTCCGATCCACACGCTTTGCGGATTTCAAAGACCTTGGCGTCGACCAGCGTGCGATACCACCAGCCTTGCAGGAAATGCCAGAGGAATCCCTCCTTGCCGCCTGTAAAACCGAGCAGAAAAACATAGCGGTAGAAAAAGTAGGCCGCCGACCGGAAGAAGAGCGGCAGCTTCGCATATCGGAGCTTCTTGCCACGCTTGCCCGCGGCCCCACTGCCCATTTGCCCGTCCGGCCCGACTTCGGCGATCAGGCCGTATTCGATGTTCAGCAGCTCGATGGCCTCGCGGATCGAATAGCCGTTGTGCTTTTGCGTCCACCAGCCGATGGTGTTGAGGTTGTGGTCGACGAACTCGTGTTCGAACAGCATCGACGTGCCCTTGCGCAGCTTGATGTGCTCGTCCATCCAGCGCGTTTCGCTGAAGCCGTCCTGGTAGCGAAAGAGCCGCAGCATCTCCATCTTGCCGATGCCGCGCTTGATCCACTTGTTCAGGAAGACGCAGCGCCGCCGAAAAATGATGCCGGACACCGACGCGTCGACCTGCGGCACGCGCGCGTTGATCTCGTCGACCAGCGCGGGCAGCAGGTACTCGTCGGCATCGAGACGCAGCACCCATTCGGTTTCGATGGGCAGGTTGTCCAGCGCCCAGTTGAACTGGCGCGCGTGGTTGTTTTCCCATTTGTTCTGGTAGACGACCGCGCCGCACTCGCGGGCGATCGCCAGCGTGGCATCGGTGGAGAACGAGTCGACGATGAAAATCGCGCTCGCGACCTGGCGGGCATTCTCGAGGCATCTGCGCAGATGCAGTTCCTCGTTGAACGTCAGGATGACTGCAGTGATGCTTGGCTTCATGAGGAGGATGGCAAGCATGTTAGGGGCCCGGCGACGCCGCATGCCTTGGGGCGCGGACGAATGTCGCAAAAGCTTTCGATTTTAGGAGGGCACCGGCAACCGCCGCCCCGACAATGGCCGACTTTGCCACGTTGCGGCCAACCGCCCCGAAAGAGTCATTCAGTGTCTGTCTTCAAGAACGTCATCGTCTTCCGCATCGAACCCTCGTGGTCGCAAACTCTGGTCCAGGCCGAAGACGCCCTGGGCGCCTTCCGCTTCGCGCCCTGCTCGCCGTCGCAGGAGAAGTCGGTCGGCTGGAGCGAGCCACGCGGTGAAGACAATGGCCCGCTGGTCGAATCGGTCGGGGGCCAGTGGCTGCTCGAATTCATGATCGAAAGCAAGGCACTGCCGGCCTCCGTCGTGCGCCGCAAGGTCGAGGAGCGTTGCGCGCAGATCGAAGCCACCACCGGCCGGAAGCCCGGCAAGAAGGAAAAGCGCGACCTGAAGGAAGACATCACCCACGAACTGCTGCCGATGGCCTTCACCCGGCATGCGCGCATTGCGGTATGGATCGATCCGGTCGAACGCCGGCTGGTCGTGAACGCCAGCAACGCGGCGCGCGCGGACGAGATCGTGACGAACCTGGTGAGCGCCCTCGAAGGCTTTTCGGTCGCAATGCTGCAGACGCAGATGGAGCCTGCCGCGGCGATGTCGAACTGGCTCGCGACACAGGAACCGCCGGCCGGCTTCACGATCGACCGCGAGTGCGAATTGCGCGCGACCGACGAATCGAAGTCCGTGGTGCGCTACGCCAAACATGCGCTCGACATCGAAGAAGTGCGCCAGCACATCGCCGACGGCAAGCGGCCCACGCGCCTGGCCATGACCTGGGAAGACCGCGTGTCGTTCGAGCTCACCGAATCGATGCAGATTAGAAAGATCGTGTTCATCGAAGGCACCGACGGCGCGCAGGACGGCAAGAAGGAAGACAACTTCGACGCCGATGCAGCCATTGCCACCGGCGAACTCGGCCAGCTGGTGCCGGCGCTGCTGGAGGCGCTGGGCGGCGAAGCGGCCTTTGCCGCAGCCCCCACCGAGCGCGCGCCCGACGGCGCGGCGACCGCAGCGGCGCCAACCGACACAGAGGCTGAAGACGCCCCGTTCTGATGGAAGCGGGCGCTGCCCTCAGGCGCCCGGCGGCGGCTCGGCCGCTGTGGCGTCGTCCTCCGTCGGCGGCCGCGTCAGCCCCCAGCTCTGCAACTTGCCGTTCAGGAAAACGGCGTCCACATGCGACTGGCCGCCGTCGGTCCAGCGGTACGTTTCCGGCTGCTGGTCCGGAGGGGTCCTGAGTTCGCCGAGCGATCGCGTCATGGCGACCACGTGCAGCAGCGTCACCCGGGGCTTGAGCTTGGCGTTGAGCATCACGGCGCTGGCGACGCTGCCGATCGGGCGGTCGGTGGCGCGCTTGAGCACTTGCATCGTCCGCGTGAAGTGCAGCAGCAGAAACATGACGATGCCGCCAGCCGCCACGGCGACGCCGGGCCAGCCGAAGCTGCGGTAGGCCAGGCCGATCAACAGCAGGCCGGTCAGCGGCACAAAAACTTTCTGAAAATTCATGGCCCGCATTGTCGCTGCGCGCACGGCAGCGCTACTCGCGAACCATGTCCCGCATCTTG
Proteins encoded:
- a CDS encoding O-antigen ligase family protein, whose amino-acid sequence is MQRSFIVRPAAMFWGLAVFAPVGVNYLAAFLLLACLLIVGIAGDWRERYARLRANPLWWPVVAYLVWTLVVLAFRPHYPQTASNLWHGFRIGFTMLMAMALTREEARWALRGFLVIAGASVVMVLLYRSVGFPMTELWRATLVLVGNKSINNALLFTVLGASAAVWGLAHLRNAQGQIAWKALLAFALTGLVAVIVTQWLPSRTSLLALLVAVVAACVHQWRKQLKVLAGVLVVAGVLVAALVWQAPSVQQKFELGLQEIEAAQAGAVSEGSWVVRFYMYRDTARMIVDQPLAGWGIGGWTEQWHLRGPKLLADYNMPHNDFLWMGAQAGLPGALLLLSILLIGLWQCWRRDDLIGRYGFAAMLVMLVATSVNSAMRDAQIGLSLLWVAMVYLRLAQPAPPVLPAPRSAAA
- a CDS encoding glycosyltransferase family 2 protein gives rise to the protein MKPGISAIILTFNEEIHLRRCIENVCQVASQVFIVDSFSTDATVAIARECGAVVYQNKWENNHARQFNWGLDNLPIETEWVLRLDADEYLTPELVDEVNTRLPQVDAGVSGIIFPLRRLFLNKWIKRGIGKMEMLRLFRYQDGFSETRWMDEHIKLRKGTSMLFEHEFVDHNLNTIGWWTQKHNGYSIREAIDLLDIEYGLMPSGPDGAMNSAAAGKRRNKHTYAKLPLFYRSTFYFFYRYIFLLGFTGGKEAFLWHFLQGWWYRTLVDAKIYEIKKACGTDPARMKAYVKAHYGIEL
- a CDS encoding transferase encodes the protein MSEPTIDLSEYESKFSLNNKMARAAWNLCRVVLFRPFVFNFFNPWRLFVLRLFGAKIASNAMVYASARIWAPWNLTMGEHACLGPEADCYNQGHITIGAHTTVSQKSYLCASSHDIRDPKHRLLLKPIVIADQAWVAADAFIGPGVSIGQGAVVAARSAVFDNVAPWTIVRGNPAICVGRREMRAS
- a CDS encoding zinc-finger domain-containing protein, encoding MSANTAVVELLGKELNDQGGVFCPSPKADMKIWNTHPKVYLDVGHTGQAKCPYCGTVYRLKAGETAARRH
- a CDS encoding branched-chain amino acid transaminase: MSALVPPAPSLDDKDGKIWMDGELVDWRDAKIHVLSHTLHYGCGAFEGVRAYKTVDGTAIFRMEEHTERLFNSAKILRMTIPFSKEQVNEAQKQVVRENQLESCYLRPLIWIGSEKLGVSPRGNKIHAMVAAWSWGAYLGDEGMKRGIRVKTSSYTRHHVNITMTQAKAVSNYTNSILANMEALDDGYDEALLLDASGFVSEGAGENVFVVKGGVVYTPDLSAGALNGITRNTILHICKDLGLELVQKRITRDEVYISDEAFFTGTAAEVTPIRELDRIEIGAGSRGPVTEKIQSAFFDIVNGKNPKYAHWLTKV
- a CDS encoding glycosyltransferase family 2 protein; its protein translation is MLAILLMKPSITAVILTFNEELHLRRCLENARQVASAIFIVDSFSTDATLAIARECGAVVYQNKWENNHARQFNWALDNLPIETEWVLRLDADEYLLPALVDEINARVPQVDASVSGIIFRRRCVFLNKWIKRGIGKMEMLRLFRYQDGFSETRWMDEHIKLRKGTSMLFEHEFVDHNLNTIGWWTQKHNGYSIREAIELLNIEYGLIAEVGPDGQMGSGAAGKRGKKLRYAKLPLFFRSAAYFFYRYVFLLGFTGGKEGFLWHFLQGWWYRTLVDAKVFEIRKACGSDPVLMKRYIKVQYGIEL
- a CDS encoding recombination-associated protein RdgC, with the protein product MSVFKNVIVFRIEPSWSQTLVQAEDALGAFRFAPCSPSQEKSVGWSEPRGEDNGPLVESVGGQWLLEFMIESKALPASVVRRKVEERCAQIEATTGRKPGKKEKRDLKEDITHELLPMAFTRHARIAVWIDPVERRLVVNASNAARADEIVTNLVSALEGFSVAMLQTQMEPAAAMSNWLATQEPPAGFTIDRECELRATDESKSVVRYAKHALDIEEVRQHIADGKRPTRLAMTWEDRVSFELTESMQIRKIVFIEGTDGAQDGKKEDNFDADAAIATGELGQLVPALLEALGGEAAFAAAPTERAPDGAATAAAPTDTEAEDAPF
- a CDS encoding glycerate kinase; this encodes MRAMNFQKVFVPLTGLLLIGLAYRSFGWPGVAVAAGGIVMFLLLHFTRTMQVLKRATDRPIGSVASAVMLNAKLKPRVTLLHVVAMTRSLGELRTPPDQQPETYRWTDGGQSHVDAVFLNGKLQSWGLTRPPTEDDATAAEPPPGA